Proteins encoded in a region of the Melioribacteraceae bacterium genome:
- the nifJ gene encoding pyruvate:ferredoxin (flavodoxin) oxidoreductase, translated as MERKKITIDGNEAAASVAFRLSEVIAIYPITPSSTMGELSDAWAARQDKNIWGTVPSVTEMQSEGGAAGAVHGALQSGALTTTFTASQGLLLMIPNMYKIAGELTPTVFHVSARSIAAAALSIFGDHSDVMATRQTGFGLLCSNSVQEVMDTALIAHKASIESRIPFVHFFDGFRTSSEVMKIEELSDEDLHSMMDPKAVSEFKKRALSPENPFIRGTAQNPDVYFQGRETVNKFYNACPEIVENAMNQFAKLTGRQYRLFDYFGAPDAKRVIIIMGSGAETAQETVDYMTEKMEEKVGIIKVRLYRPFSAKHFLEALPKTVEKIAVLDRTKEPGALSEPLHLDVVNAISEAMASDNPPFSKMPEIVGGRYGLSSKEFTPAMVKAVFDNLKSAKPKNHFTVGINDDVTFTSLDFDPAFMTDPDSVVRCLFYGLGADGTVGANKNSIKIIGEETENFAQGYFVYDSKKSGSTTISHLRFGPKPIHSTYLIQTAKFVGCHSFGLMEKFDVLEKIVDGGTFLLNSPFSKEETWDKLPKKVQQQIIDKKLKVYAIDGYAVANATGMGGRVNTIMQTCFFAISGVLPKDEAIEQIKKSIKKTYGAKGEDIVKKNYEAVDQTLAHLYQIDIPAKPTSVIELPPIVSDQAPDYVKNVLAKMMAGKGDDVKVSEMPIDGTFPSATTKWEKRNIALEIPEWDPEWCIQCGKCALVCPHAAIRIKVYDKKHLENKPAAFKTMDAKGKEFPEGYAYTIQVAAEDCTGCELCYEVCPAKNKRETRLKALNMVPQIPIREQERVNFDYFLNIPEIDRRLVNTSLIKSNQLLEPLFEFSGACSGCGETPYVKLASQLFGDRMMVANATGCSSIYGGNLPTTPWAMNKEGRGPAWANSLFEDNAEFGMGMRLAVDKQNQFAKELLSRLSDQLGKEFVDSLINADQKDETGIYEQRERVEELKKKLESIKSSDAGKLLEVADFLVKKSVWIMGGDGWAYDIGYGGLDHVMASGKNVNILVLDTEVYSNTGGQMSKATGMGAVAKFAAAGKPTAKKDLAMMAMNYGNVYVARVAMGANDAQTIRAFLEAEAYDGPSIIIAYSHCIAHGINMAKGMESQKLAVESGYWTMFRYHPDNLKEGKNPLKLDSKAPKIKLEDYIYKETRYKMLTKSHPKEAKELLSAAQEDVLKRWKLYEQMASFDYSNDGSGEKKEN; from the coding sequence ATGGAAAGAAAAAAAATAACTATTGACGGCAATGAAGCGGCTGCGTCCGTTGCATTCAGGTTAAGCGAGGTGATAGCTATCTATCCGATAACTCCATCGTCTACTATGGGTGAGTTATCCGATGCATGGGCTGCACGTCAGGATAAAAATATCTGGGGGACTGTTCCTTCTGTAACCGAGATGCAGAGCGAAGGCGGTGCAGCTGGTGCTGTTCACGGAGCTCTTCAGAGCGGTGCCCTTACAACAACTTTTACCGCTTCTCAGGGCTTGCTTTTAATGATCCCGAATATGTATAAGATTGCAGGCGAACTTACACCAACAGTTTTTCATGTTAGTGCCCGTTCGATAGCCGCTGCGGCTCTTTCGATTTTCGGTGACCATAGCGACGTTATGGCAACACGTCAGACCGGATTCGGACTTCTCTGTTCAAACTCGGTTCAGGAAGTTATGGATACCGCGCTTATAGCACATAAAGCTTCAATAGAATCGAGAATCCCGTTCGTCCACTTCTTCGACGGATTTAGAACATCCTCGGAAGTTATGAAGATAGAAGAGTTATCCGACGAAGACCTTCATTCAATGATGGATCCGAAAGCGGTAAGTGAATTTAAGAAACGCGCTCTTTCGCCGGAGAATCCTTTCATCCGCGGAACTGCCCAGAATCCAGATGTTTACTTCCAGGGTAGGGAAACAGTTAATAAATTTTATAATGCCTGTCCGGAGATTGTTGAAAATGCGATGAATCAGTTTGCAAAACTGACTGGAAGACAATACAGGTTATTCGATTATTTCGGGGCTCCGGATGCTAAACGTGTAATTATTATTATGGGCTCCGGCGCTGAAACCGCTCAGGAAACAGTTGATTATATGACTGAAAAAATGGAAGAGAAAGTCGGAATTATTAAAGTAAGACTCTACAGACCATTCTCTGCAAAACATTTTCTGGAAGCATTACCAAAAACAGTCGAAAAAATTGCTGTACTCGATAGAACAAAAGAACCGGGCGCGCTTAGCGAACCGCTTCACCTCGATGTTGTAAATGCGATTTCTGAAGCTATGGCATCTGATAATCCTCCTTTCTCAAAAATGCCTGAAATCGTTGGCGGCCGTTACGGCCTTTCTTCCAAAGAATTTACTCCTGCTATGGTTAAAGCCGTTTTCGATAACCTGAAATCAGCTAAACCGAAGAACCATTTTACAGTAGGAATAAACGACGACGTTACGTTTACCAGCCTTGATTTCGATCCGGCATTTATGACCGATCCGGATAGCGTAGTCCGATGCTTATTCTACGGACTCGGCGCTGATGGAACTGTCGGTGCAAATAAAAACTCAATTAAAATAATCGGTGAAGAAACTGAAAATTTTGCCCAGGGTTATTTTGTCTACGATTCTAAGAAATCAGGTTCAACAACTATTTCACACTTAAGATTCGGTCCGAAACCGATCCATTCTACTTATCTTATTCAAACTGCAAAATTTGTCGGATGCCACTCATTCGGACTCATGGAAAAATTCGATGTACTCGAAAAAATTGTTGACGGCGGAACGTTCCTGCTCAATTCTCCTTTCAGTAAAGAAGAAACATGGGATAAACTTCCGAAAAAAGTTCAGCAGCAGATAATTGATAAGAAACTAAAAGTATATGCAATCGATGGATATGCAGTTGCCAACGCAACTGGAATGGGCGGAAGAGTAAATACAATTATGCAGACCTGCTTCTTCGCAATCTCAGGTGTCCTTCCAAAAGATGAAGCTATTGAACAGATCAAAAAATCGATCAAGAAGACTTACGGCGCTAAAGGTGAAGATATTGTTAAAAAGAATTATGAAGCGGTAGATCAGACTCTGGCTCACTTATACCAGATTGATATACCGGCTAAACCAACCAGCGTAATTGAATTGCCTCCGATTGTTTCCGATCAGGCGCCTGACTATGTGAAAAATGTTCTGGCTAAGATGATGGCAGGAAAAGGCGATGATGTTAAGGTTAGCGAAATGCCGATCGACGGAACTTTCCCTTCGGCTACTACAAAATGGGAGAAGAGAAATATCGCTCTCGAAATACCTGAATGGGATCCTGAATGGTGTATTCAATGCGGAAAGTGTGCCCTTGTATGCCCGCATGCCGCAATCAGAATTAAAGTTTATGACAAGAAACATCTCGAAAATAAACCTGCTGCGTTCAAAACAATGGATGCAAAAGGTAAAGAGTTTCCGGAAGGATACGCTTATACAATACAGGTTGCCGCTGAGGATTGTACCGGCTGCGAACTCTGTTATGAAGTCTGTCCGGCCAAGAACAAGAGAGAGACACGCCTTAAAGCTCTCAATATGGTTCCTCAAATCCCGATCCGTGAACAGGAGAGAGTTAATTTCGATTACTTCCTGAACATTCCTGAAATCGACAGAAGACTCGTTAATACTTCACTGATTAAGAGCAATCAGTTACTCGAACCGTTGTTTGAGTTCTCAGGCGCATGTTCAGGATGCGGTGAAACTCCTTATGTAAAACTTGCCTCCCAGTTGTTCGGCGATAGAATGATGGTTGCTAATGCTACCGGTTGTTCGTCGATCTACGGCGGAAATTTGCCAACAACACCTTGGGCAATGAACAAAGAGGGACGCGGCCCGGCATGGGCTAACTCGTTATTCGAGGATAATGCTGAATTCGGTATGGGTATGCGCCTTGCGGTTGATAAACAGAATCAGTTTGCAAAAGAATTATTGTCCCGACTTTCTGATCAACTCGGAAAGGAATTTGTTGATTCTTTAATCAATGCCGATCAGAAAGATGAAACCGGAATCTATGAACAGAGAGAACGGGTAGAAGAATTGAAAAAGAAGCTCGAATCGATCAAATCATCCGATGCCGGTAAACTCCTTGAAGTTGCAGATTTCCTCGTTAAGAAATCGGTCTGGATAATGGGCGGTGACGGCTGGGCTTATGATATCGGTTACGGCGGTTTGGATCATGTAATGGCTTCCGGCAAAAATGTTAATATTCTGGTTCTTGATACTGAAGTATACTCCAATACCGGAGGGCAAATGTCCAAAGCTACCGGAATGGGCGCTGTTGCTAAATTTGCTGCAGCAGGTAAACCAACTGCTAAGAAAGATCTTGCTATGATGGCTATGAACTATGGAAATGTATATGTAGCAAGAGTAGCAATGGGCGCTAACGATGCCCAGACAATAAGAGCATTCTTAGAAGCAGAAGCATACGACGGTCCGTCTATCATTATCGCCTACAGCCATTGTATTGCTCACGGTATCAATATGGCTAAGGGAATGGAAAGCCAGAAACTTGCCGTTGAAAGCGGTTACTGGACGATGTTCCGTTACCATCCGGATAATTTGAAAGAAGGAAAGAATCCACTTAAACTAGATTCCAAAGCTCCGAAGATTAAACTTGAGGATTATATCTATAAAGAGACACGCTATAAGATGCTTACAAAATCGCACCCGAAAGAAGCAAAGGAACTCTTGAGCGCTGCTCAGGAGGATGTACTTAAACGCTGGAAATTATATGAACAGATGGCTTCATTCGATTATTCAAACGACGGAAGCGGTGAGAAAAAAGAGAACTAA
- a CDS encoding phytanoyl-CoA dioxygenase family protein gives MYLDLLNNNYKLTSDQIADYKNNSFIKLKNVLPAEVILYYNQVISDKVNELNKVDLPLDKRDTYGKAFLQLFNLWKEDERIKELVFSRRLAKIASELMEVSGVRLYHDQALFKEAGGGITPWHADQYYWPLSSDKTITAWIPLQAVPLNMGPLEFSSGSNKLVYGRELAISDESEKQLKDKLRVNDFPHVIEPYDIGEVSFHSGWIFHRAGANTSGQIRKVMTVIYMDKDMILKKPENDNQKLDWETWCPGAKVGEVIDTPLNSVLYSE, from the coding sequence ATGTACTTGGATCTTCTGAATAATAATTATAAACTGACTTCAGATCAGATTGCTGATTATAAAAATAATTCTTTTATCAAGTTGAAAAATGTTCTTCCTGCTGAGGTTATCCTGTATTATAATCAGGTTATTTCAGATAAGGTGAATGAACTTAATAAAGTTGATCTTCCTTTAGATAAAAGAGACACATACGGTAAAGCGTTTCTGCAGCTTTTCAATCTCTGGAAAGAGGATGAGCGGATTAAAGAACTCGTCTTCAGCAGGCGGCTTGCTAAGATTGCATCCGAGTTAATGGAAGTAAGCGGAGTCCGCCTCTATCACGATCAGGCCCTCTTTAAAGAAGCAGGCGGGGGAATTACTCCGTGGCATGCAGATCAGTATTACTGGCCTCTATCGAGCGATAAAACTATTACAGCATGGATACCACTGCAGGCTGTTCCTTTAAATATGGGTCCGCTCGAATTCAGCTCAGGAAGTAATAAACTTGTATACGGAAGGGAATTAGCAATAAGCGATGAAAGTGAAAAACAACTTAAAGACAAATTAAGGGTAAATGATTTCCCGCACGTCATTGAACCTTACGATATCGGTGAGGTCAGTTTCCACTCCGGCTGGATCTTTCACCGCGCAGGGGCTAATACATCCGGGCAAATAAGAAAAGTTATGACAGTCATTTATATGGATAAGGATATGATTCTGAAAAAGCCCGAAAATGATAACCAGAAACTCGATTGGGAAACATGGTGCCCGGGTGCTAAAGTAGGTGAAGTGATTGATACTCCACTGAACTCTGTTCTTTATTCCGAATAG
- a CDS encoding YebC/PmpR family DNA-binding transcriptional regulator → MGRIFETRKHKMFARFARMSKAFNRVRKDIEIAVKSGGPDPKANSKLRIAVQNAKSVNMPKDKVEAAIKRASSKDTTGYQEITYEGYGPHGIGILVECATDNPTRTVANVRHYFRKHEGSMGSTGSISFMFERKGLFKISKEKIADLETFELELIDSGLDDFSYDDQFIYIYSSFQDYGSMQKALEERELEILSTELTYIPTNTKELEGDQLKEVNDLIEALEEDDDVQSVYSSLQ, encoded by the coding sequence ATGGGCAGAATATTCGAGACAAGAAAACATAAAATGTTCGCGCGTTTTGCGCGGATGTCAAAAGCATTCAACCGCGTAAGAAAAGATATTGAAATAGCCGTTAAATCTGGCGGCCCGGATCCTAAAGCGAATTCCAAACTTCGTATTGCGGTACAGAACGCGAAATCGGTAAATATGCCGAAGGATAAGGTAGAAGCAGCTATTAAACGGGCCTCCTCAAAGGATACAACAGGTTACCAGGAAATTACCTACGAAGGTTACGGACCCCACGGTATCGGTATCCTGGTTGAATGCGCGACCGACAATCCGACACGCACTGTTGCCAACGTCCGGCACTACTTCAGAAAGCACGAGGGTTCAATGGGGAGTACCGGATCTATCTCATTCATGTTCGAACGGAAAGGATTGTTTAAGATCAGTAAAGAGAAAATTGCCGATCTTGAAACTTTCGAGCTCGAGCTGATCGATTCCGGCCTGGATGATTTCTCGTATGACGATCAGTTCATCTATATCTACTCTTCATTCCAGGATTACGGCAGCATGCAGAAAGCCCTCGAAGAACGCGAGCTTGAAATTCTCTCTACAGAGCTGACTTATATTCCTACTAACACAAAAGAACTCGAAGGGGACCAGTTGAAAGAAGTGAACGATCTCATCGAAGCCCTCGAAGAGGACGACGATGTTCAATCGGTCTACAGCTCTTTGCAGTGA
- a CDS encoding acyltransferase encodes MNLKYFVHESSYIDDNVEIGEGTKIWHFSHVQSGAKIGKNCVLGQNVNVGNNVVIGNYVKIQNNVSVYEGVTLEDYVFCGPSMVFTNIVDPRSKYPQVGAKYYVKTLVREGASLGANSTIVCGVTIGRFSFVGAGAVVTKDIPDYALVVGNPAKIIGWMSEAGQRLHFDKNGLASCPKSNRKYKLENNLVTDITG; translated from the coding sequence ATGAACCTGAAATACTTTGTACACGAATCATCCTACATCGACGATAATGTAGAAATTGGCGAAGGGACAAAAATCTGGCACTTCTCCCACGTTCAGTCCGGTGCGAAGATCGGAAAGAATTGTGTGCTCGGACAGAATGTAAACGTCGGCAATAATGTTGTAATAGGTAATTATGTTAAGATTCAGAACAACGTTTCGGTCTATGAAGGCGTAACGCTGGAGGACTATGTATTCTGCGGACCGTCGATGGTCTTTACAAATATTGTAGATCCCCGAAGCAAATACCCTCAGGTAGGTGCAAAGTATTACGTAAAAACACTTGTTAGGGAAGGCGCATCGCTTGGTGCTAATTCTACAATTGTATGCGGTGTAACCATCGGCCGGTTTTCTTTTGTAGGTGCCGGCGCCGTTGTTACAAAGGATATCCCAGATTACGCTCTTGTAGTCGGTAATCCGGCAAAGATCATAGGCTGGATGAGCGAAGCCGGGCAGCGGCTTCATTTCGATAAGAATGGTTTGGCATCCTGCCCCAAATCAAACCGGAAATATAAACTTGAGAATAACCTCGTGACTGATATAACCGGGTAA
- a CDS encoding four helix bundle protein, with translation MMDGMGENRLSEKFKRNLNRGYMKLEVWNDAVNLFELVYKCISRISSLDLKSRSQIIDAAQSVSANIAEGYCRKSINEYLYFLNVALGSLGELLTRIIGLHRVNLITTDDYNSLDEYHYKVENKLVALIKSLNRKRQSGNWLEIID, from the coding sequence ATGATGGATGGAATGGGGGAGAACAGGTTGTCAGAAAAATTCAAAAGAAATCTTAACCGCGGTTATATGAAGTTGGAAGTCTGGAATGATGCTGTTAATTTGTTCGAGTTGGTTTATAAATGTATTTCCAGAATCAGCAGCCTTGATTTAAAAAGTAGAAGTCAAATTATCGATGCTGCTCAATCAGTTTCCGCTAATATCGCCGAAGGTTATTGCAGAAAATCTATTAATGAATATCTTTACTTTTTAAATGTGGCGTTGGGTTCATTGGGTGAACTATTGACTAGAATAATTGGACTTCACAGGGTAAATCTAATTACCACTGATGATTATAATTCACTTGATGAATATCATTATAAAGTTGAAAACAAGTTAGTAGCGTTAATAAAATCTCTAAATAGAAAGCGGCAATCCGGAAATTGGCTGGAAATTATTGATTAA
- a CDS encoding Gfo/Idh/MocA family oxidoreductase codes for MKNFALTGVAGYIAPRHLKAIKETGSNLVAALDPHDSVGILDQFFPDTAFFTEFERFDRHIEMLKRKESDFKLDYVSICSPNNLHDAHIRFALRVGADAICEKPLVLNPWNLDALEALEKEFQQKIYTVLQLRLHPSIIELKKNLLTKNHKPETKHRVTLKYITSRGLWYNFSWKGDIQKSGGIATNIGIHFFDLLIWLFGDVEEFSLNLAMDNKMGGTLSLKNADVDWFLSIDPRDLPEEALKNNKRTYRSIKIDGKEIEFTEGFTDLHTEVYKNVLSGGGFGINDSRPSIELVQKIREKAKKFK; via the coding sequence ATGAAAAACTTCGCACTTACCGGAGTAGCCGGATATATCGCTCCCCGGCACCTCAAAGCAATTAAAGAGACCGGCAGCAATCTCGTTGCGGCTCTGGATCCGCATGATTCCGTTGGAATACTCGACCAGTTTTTCCCGGATACCGCCTTCTTTACCGAGTTCGAACGCTTCGACCGCCATATAGAAATGCTTAAACGTAAAGAATCGGATTTTAAGCTCGATTACGTCTCGATCTGTTCACCGAATAATCTTCATGATGCCCATATCAGGTTTGCTCTCCGCGTGGGTGCCGATGCCATCTGCGAAAAACCGTTAGTCTTAAATCCCTGGAATCTTGATGCACTAGAAGCATTAGAAAAAGAATTTCAACAGAAAATTTATACCGTACTGCAGCTTCGCCTTCATCCATCTATAATTGAACTCAAAAAAAATCTACTAACCAAGAACCACAAACCAGAAACTAAACACCGGGTTACGTTAAAATATATTACATCCCGCGGACTCTGGTACAACTTCTCCTGGAAAGGGGATATTCAGAAGTCAGGGGGAATAGCAACCAATATCGGCATCCACTTCTTCGATCTTTTAATCTGGCTCTTCGGAGATGTTGAAGAATTCTCGCTAAATCTGGCAATGGATAATAAGATGGGCGGAACATTAAGCCTTAAAAATGCCGATGTTGATTGGTTCCTTTCAATTGATCCGCGCGATCTTCCGGAAGAAGCATTAAAGAATAACAAAAGAACCTACCGTTCAATTAAGATTGACGGCAAAGAGATCGAGTTTACCGAAGGATTCACAGATCTCCACACAGAAGTATATAAGAATGTTTTATCCGGCGGGGGATTCGGAATTAATGATAGCCGTCCTTCAATTGAGCTCGTTCAGAAGATTAGAGAGAAAGCAAAGAAGTTCAAGTGA
- a CDS encoding SUMF1/EgtB/PvdO family nonheme iron enzyme: protein MAVFFRASKKESITIKDNGLNVDLNLYCKSCGEEISSDWDICPNCLEPIIQISKCRQCGKEIKGTWQICPSCKTPTGNTVTNGRTPHGSRTPHQTNHSSSLSDIKEKTAPIKNVELQINELIAERYLVKSKIGQGGFGSVYEVFDKITERTMALKTLPYITKDSINNILLEFESRDRLDNVEHVIKAYQPQIALSKEQTIVIYPMELADMSLRNWLVETSGHIEDRLEEGLEIFKQACLGVEAIHQAGLIHLDLKPENILLIKNKNFKDLSQKWKVKISDFGLARGIGMENLEILHDGVGTPAYMAPEQIMAARWKDVGKEADIYSLGMILYEMIDGDLPYSGSAKLIKEKKLNPLIEISPLKSKHDVAPIAMKCLTRDKKNRIGTISDLIYLIDEKRRKEVELNIRKKQASVYYEEIKKLVEERKFDEALVLCRKSALWDKKENPVYQWNNIIENINKLKLIQEEKLKKGEMVLVDGGSFEMGSLDFADEKPVRKVEVKSFLIDKFPVTVKQFREFCNSKGRRMPPVPEWGWIDDHPVVNISWQDAYDYAEWAGKRLPTEAEWEFASRGGTKSKKYKFAGSNNLNDVAWYSANSDLRTNPIGTKSPNELGIYDMCGNVLEWCSDWYSPYDSSDINNPSGGKKGNFKVLRGGSWNVNELGCRITLRNHYDPDTYDNYFGFRCVKDLSNK, encoded by the coding sequence TTGGCAGTATTCTTCAGGGCGTCTAAAAAAGAAAGTATAACTATCAAAGATAATGGCCTTAATGTGGACTTAAACCTGTACTGTAAATCCTGCGGTGAGGAGATTTCATCCGATTGGGATATCTGTCCTAATTGCCTCGAGCCTATTATCCAGATCAGTAAATGCCGACAGTGCGGAAAGGAGATTAAGGGAACCTGGCAGATTTGTCCTTCGTGCAAAACTCCTACGGGTAATACTGTTACAAACGGACGCACTCCGCACGGCAGCCGTACGCCACACCAGACTAATCACAGCAGCAGTTTAAGCGACATAAAAGAAAAAACTGCCCCGATAAAAAATGTTGAACTGCAGATAAATGAACTGATTGCCGAGCGGTATCTTGTTAAAAGCAAAATAGGGCAGGGAGGTTTCGGAAGTGTCTACGAGGTCTTCGATAAGATTACAGAAAGAACCATGGCCTTAAAGACTCTTCCTTACATCACAAAGGATTCAATCAACAATATACTTCTTGAGTTCGAGTCGCGCGACCGACTCGATAATGTTGAACACGTAATCAAAGCTTATCAGCCCCAGATCGCTTTATCAAAAGAACAGACAATTGTCATCTATCCGATGGAACTGGCCGATATGAGTCTCCGTAACTGGCTTGTTGAAACCTCCGGACACATTGAAGACCGCCTGGAAGAAGGACTCGAAATATTTAAGCAGGCATGTCTCGGCGTTGAGGCAATTCATCAGGCGGGACTTATTCACCTTGACCTCAAACCGGAAAATATCCTGTTAATAAAAAATAAAAATTTCAAAGACCTCTCCCAGAAATGGAAGGTTAAGATTAGCGATTTTGGACTTGCACGCGGTATAGGAATGGAGAATCTGGAAATTCTCCACGACGGTGTAGGAACTCCCGCTTATATGGCCCCTGAACAGATTATGGCCGCTCGCTGGAAAGATGTTGGCAAAGAGGCAGATATCTATTCACTCGGAATGATCTTATATGAAATGATCGACGGCGACCTTCCTTATAGCGGATCGGCTAAATTGATTAAAGAAAAAAAACTTAATCCGTTAATCGAAATCTCTCCTCTCAAAAGCAAACACGACGTTGCTCCCATTGCTATGAAATGTCTTACAAGGGACAAGAAGAACCGTATCGGCACAATCTCTGATTTGATCTATCTGATCGATGAGAAAAGAAGAAAAGAAGTTGAATTGAATATCAGAAAGAAACAGGCATCTGTCTATTATGAAGAGATTAAAAAACTGGTTGAAGAAAGAAAGTTTGATGAGGCTCTGGTTCTCTGCCGGAAATCTGCTCTCTGGGATAAAAAAGAAAATCCTGTCTATCAGTGGAATAATATTATCGAGAATATCAATAAACTAAAACTGATTCAGGAGGAAAAATTAAAGAAAGGGGAGATGGTTTTAGTTGATGGCGGAAGTTTTGAAATGGGAAGTCTGGATTTTGCAGATGAAAAACCGGTAAGAAAAGTTGAAGTGAAAAGTTTTCTGATAGATAAATTCCCGGTCACTGTAAAGCAATTCCGTGAATTCTGCAATTCAAAAGGGCGCCGCATGCCCCCGGTGCCTGAATGGGGATGGATTGATGACCATCCGGTGGTTAATATAAGCTGGCAGGATGCATACGATTATGCTGAATGGGCCGGAAAGAGGCTGCCTACTGAAGCCGAGTGGGAATTTGCTTCACGCGGCGGAACTAAATCTAAAAAATATAAATTCGCTGGCAGTAATAACCTGAATGATGTTGCCTGGTATTCTGCCAATTCTGATCTGCGGACTAATCCAATCGGAACTAAATCGCCAAATGAACTTGGTATATATGATATGTGCGGCAATGTTCTCGAATGGTGTAGCGACTGGTATTCACCTTATGATTCCTCAGACATTAATAATCCTTCAGGCGGCAAAAAGGGTAATTTCAAAGTCCTCCGCGGAGGGTCATGGAATGTAAATGAACTCGGGTGCCGGATAACACTCCGCAACCATTATGATCCTGATACTTATGATAATTATTTCGGCTTCCGATGTGTAAAGGATCTTTCTAATAAATAA
- a CDS encoding sugar transferase — MKRSFDLILSITLILLVFSWFFPIIFMLQKIFNPGPIFYKGKRWGMKGKPFYCYKFRSMIPGENNNGHRITLKGDPRLTAFGFFLRKFNIDELPQFFNVLRGDMSVVGPRPHDEAENLILKDELADYMKRHIIRPGITGWAQVNGLKGRTSDLTEMQKRTEYDLWYIDNWSLWLDLKIVAMTIRQFLRLNKSNTLNTE, encoded by the coding sequence TTGAAAAGATCTTTCGATCTCATACTATCTATTACTTTAATCCTTTTAGTCTTCTCATGGTTCTTCCCGATAATTTTTATGCTGCAAAAAATATTTAATCCCGGACCGATATTTTATAAAGGCAAAAGATGGGGCATGAAAGGGAAGCCGTTCTACTGTTATAAATTCCGTTCGATGATTCCTGGAGAGAACAATAATGGACATAGAATAACACTAAAGGGTGATCCGCGTCTTACGGCGTTCGGCTTTTTCTTAAGAAAATTTAATATTGATGAGCTGCCTCAATTCTTTAATGTATTAAGAGGGGATATGTCTGTTGTTGGTCCCCGTCCTCATGATGAAGCCGAGAATTTAATCCTGAAGGACGAGCTGGCAGATTATATGAAGCGTCACATTATTAGACCCGGTATTACAGGCTGGGCTCAGGTAAATGGTTTGAAAGGGAGGACATCAGATTTAACAGAAATGCAAAAACGTACCGAATATGATTTGTGGTATATTGATAACTGGTCGTTATGGCTTGATTTAAAAATAGTAGCAATGACGATCCGTCAGTTTTTAAGATTAAATAAATCTAATACATTGAATACAGAATGA
- a CDS encoding type II toxin-antitoxin system mRNA interferase toxin, RelE/StbE family: MIVLNWSSSFKRAFKKIIKYQPDLQDRIINTLKFLEADPFEPSLKTHKLKGLLEGVYACSVTREVRIVFDLIHNPETGLSEILLINIGSHDEVY; this comes from the coding sequence ATGATAGTCCTCAACTGGTCATCTTCTTTTAAGCGTGCTTTTAAGAAGATTATTAAATATCAGCCTGATCTGCAGGATAGAATAATTAATACATTGAAATTTCTGGAAGCCGATCCATTTGAACCTTCATTAAAGACCCATAAGTTAAAAGGATTATTGGAAGGAGTTTATGCCTGCTCAGTAACCCGTGAAGTAAGAATTGTCTTCGATTTAATTCATAATCCGGAAACAGGTCTAAGTGAGATTCTTCTAATTAATATCGGCTCTCATGATGAAGTCTATTGA
- a CDS encoding YjbH domain-containing protein, producing MKLIKVLFIVILASVSVTRGQSLNGMTGLFNIPTADLAADGTIYLGANYLERNHLKYSNGVRDVIAPFITISFLPFIEASFRITRQLNYPYERGHVMDRMFSGRIRFFDETNNLPSITLGLHNPYSTDPSAKHFTSTYLVISKNFNFNSPFNRIHFTLGYGSDIIDAADHQYVGIFGGFSVTLIEMLELMGEYDAERFNAGMRITLFNHIKLLGGFMDMKHFSGGASVSFVL from the coding sequence ATGAAATTAATAAAAGTACTGTTTATTGTCATCTTAGCTTCTGTCTCTGTTACGAGAGGACAGTCGCTCAACGGGATGACAGGACTTTTTAATATCCCAACTGCGGATCTTGCCGCGGACGGCACCATCTATTTAGGCGCTAATTACCTCGAAAGGAATCATCTCAAGTATTCAAACGGTGTTAGAGATGTAATTGCTCCGTTCATTACGATTAGTTTTCTTCCTTTTATTGAAGCTTCTTTCAGGATTACACGTCAGCTCAATTATCCGTACGAGCGGGGACATGTAATGGATCGCATGTTCAGCGGAAGGATAAGGTTCTTTGACGAGACTAATAATCTTCCTTCAATCACACTCGGTCTCCATAATCCTTATAGCACAGACCCAAGTGCAAAACATTTCACGTCGACTTATCTTGTAATTTCTAAGAACTTTAATTTCAACTCTCCGTTTAACCGGATTCATTTTACATTAGGTTACGGATCCGATATTATCGATGCGGCCGATCACCAGTACGTCGGTATCTTCGGCGGTTTTTCCGTAACACTGATTGAAATGTTAGAGTTGATGGGGGAGTACGATGCCGAGCGTTTCAATGCCGGTATGCGTATAACTTTATTCAACCATATCAAACTCCTCGGCGGTTTTATGGACATGAAGCATTTCTCCGGCGGCGCCTCGGTCAGTTTTGTGCTGTGA